A genomic region of Bacillota bacterium contains the following coding sequences:
- a CDS encoding FAD-binding protein — translation MPYHRILVVGAGLAGLRAAIEAAGEDVAVLTRVHPVRSHSVAAQGGINAALGNHPEGRDDNPDKHAFDTIKGADYLADQDAVELLTTLGPLRIYEVENWGCPFSRTPEGKIAQRPFGGAGFPRGCFAADRTGHAMLHTLYEQAVKRNVRVYEEWLMLDLIVSGGRCRGVVAMDMVSGR, via the coding sequence ATGCCATATCATCGCATCCTGGTGGTGGGAGCGGGACTGGCCGGGCTGCGGGCGGCCATCGAGGCGGCCGGTGAGGACGTGGCGGTGCTGACGCGGGTGCACCCGGTGCGCTCGCACTCGGTGGCGGCCCAGGGCGGCATCAACGCTGCCCTGGGGAACCATCCCGAGGGCCGGGACGACAATCCGGACAAGCACGCCTTTGACACCATAAAGGGCGCGGACTATCTGGCCGATCAGGATGCCGTTGAGTTGCTCACCACCCTCGGTCCCCTGCGCATCTACGAGGTGGAAAACTGGGGCTGCCCCTTTTCGCGGACCCCGGAGGGCAAGATCGCCCAGCGTCCCTTCGGCGGGGCCGGGTTTCCCAGGGGGTGCTTTGCGGCGGACCGTACCGGCCACGCCATGCTGCACACCCTGTACGAGCAGGCGGTGAAGCGCAATGTGCGGGTGTACGAAGAGTGGCTGATGCTCGATCTGATCGTGTCCGGGGGCCGCTGCCGGGGGGTGGTGGCCATGGACATGGTGTCGGGGCG
- a CDS encoding ABC transporter ATP-binding protein, protein MLLSVLGLDVAYGASQVLWSVDLDVAEGEVVALIGSNGAGKTTLLSTVAGLLSPLSGRVTFAGQDITGRPAEEIAGLGISLVPQGRRLFAALTVRENLLMGSYLRREPAGVTADLERVYELFPRLKERENQLAGTLSGGEQQMCALARGLMAHPRLLLIDEMSLGLAPLLVEHLLSTIKDIRDAGITVLLVEQDVYGALENADRAYVLESGRIVLSGGARELLNDPRVRSAYLGM, encoded by the coding sequence GTGCTTCTCTCGGTCCTGGGCCTGGACGTGGCATACGGGGCAAGCCAGGTGCTCTGGAGCGTTGACCTGGATGTGGCGGAGGGAGAGGTGGTGGCCCTCATAGGTTCCAACGGGGCGGGCAAGACCACTCTCCTCTCGACAGTCGCCGGTCTGCTTTCCCCCCTGTCGGGCCGGGTGACCTTCGCCGGCCAGGACATCACGGGAAGGCCGGCCGAGGAGATTGCCGGCCTTGGGATTTCCCTCGTCCCCCAGGGGAGGCGCCTGTTCGCTGCTCTCACCGTGCGGGAGAACCTGCTCATGGGGTCCTACCTGCGGCGGGAGCCGGCGGGTGTGACGGCAGATCTGGAACGGGTGTATGAGCTGTTCCCCCGCCTGAAGGAGCGCGAAAACCAGCTGGCCGGCACGCTGAGCGGTGGGGAACAGCAGATGTGCGCTCTCGCCCGCGGTCTCATGGCCCATCCCCGCCTGCTCCTGATCGACGAGATGTCCCTGGGTCTGGCTCCCCTCCTGGTCGAGCATCTCCTCAGCACCATCAAAGACATCCGCGATGCCGGCATAACGGTGCTCCTGGTGGAGCAGGACGTTTACGGCGCCCTGGAAAACGCCGACCGGGCCTACGTGCTGGAAAGCGGCCGCATCGTGCTGTCCGGGGGTGCGCGGGAGCTCCTCAACGATCCCCGCGTGCGCTCGGCATACCTGGGCATGTGA